The following proteins come from a genomic window of bacterium:
- a CDS encoding lytic transglycosylase domain-containing protein, producing APALARVTNYLNFDPAGRLGQLKQEARQSAQIAVARQAPVGRELVIQTIRQAAAAAGQDPIVVIAVAMAESRLDPFVTSPMGAQGLMQLMPATARRFGCDDPFDVYENAAAGARYLTFLLDRYGGDLTLALAAYNAGPAPVDRMQAIPPIGETQAFVAKVKRYIDELRLEMP from the coding sequence GCCCCCGCCCTGGCGCGAGTCACGAATTATCTGAATTTCGACCCCGCGGGAAGGCTTGGGCAACTCAAGCAGGAGGCCCGTCAGAGCGCGCAGATCGCGGTGGCGCGACAGGCGCCCGTCGGCCGCGAATTGGTGATCCAGACGATTCGCCAGGCCGCGGCCGCCGCCGGGCAGGATCCCATCGTCGTCATCGCGGTCGCCATGGCCGAAAGCCGACTCGATCCGTTTGTCACCTCGCCCATGGGTGCGCAGGGACTCATGCAACTCATGCCCGCGACCGCGCGGCGATTCGGCTGCGACGATCCTTTCGACGTGTACGAAAACGCGGCGGCCGGCGCGCGTTATCTGACATTTCTCCTGGACCGCTACGGCGGCGATCTCACGCTCGCGCTTGCCGCCTACAACGCAGGGCCGGCGCCCGTGGACCGCATGCAGGCCATTCCGCCCATCGGGGAAACGCAGGCCTTTGTCGCCAAGGTGAAGCGCTATATCGACGAACTTCGCCTGGAGATGCCCTGA
- the pgsA gene encoding CDP-diacylglycerol--glycerol-3-phosphate 3-phosphatidyltransferase, which yields MRSETRRWTPANIVSAARIGAFPLIVVLVYAQSWTGEDATIRGLEFAAGLVLAVAFVTDMLDGYLARSRNEVTVLGKFLDPLSDKVLVVTALLLLVMQHRAPAWLAILIVLREMAITGLRTIASAEGLIIQASVWGKLKTVLQAIALCALLFHETYDFLWLFPLPMHLFGTVMLYAALAVTLWSGWEYLRAFHAAEMPVAAPAAGENGGETRAR from the coding sequence ATGCGTTCCGAGACGCGGCGCTGGACGCCCGCCAACATCGTCAGCGCCGCGCGTATCGGTGCGTTTCCGCTGATCGTCGTTCTTGTTTACGCGCAATCCTGGACCGGTGAGGACGCGACGATCCGCGGGCTCGAATTCGCCGCGGGGCTTGTCCTTGCCGTCGCGTTCGTCACCGACATGCTCGACGGCTACCTGGCGCGCTCGCGAAACGAGGTAACGGTTCTCGGCAAATTTCTCGACCCGCTGTCGGACAAGGTGCTCGTCGTCACCGCGCTGCTGCTGCTTGTGATGCAGCATCGCGCGCCCGCATGGTTGGCGATCCTCATCGTCCTGCGCGAGATGGCGATCACCGGCTTGCGCACCATCGCATCGGCGGAGGGGCTCATCATACAGGCGAGCGTGTGGGGCAAGCTCAAGACGGTGTTGCAGGCGATCGCGCTATGCGCCCTGCTCTTCCACGAGACGTATGACTTCCTGTGGCTGTTCCCGCTGCCGATGCACCTGTTCGGCACCGTGATGCTCTACGCCGCGCTCGCCGTCACGCTGTGGTCAGGCTGGGAATACCTGCGCGCGTTTCACGCGGCGGAAATGCCGGTCGCCGCGCCGGCGGCGGGCGAAAACGGCGGCGAAACGCGCGCCCGTTAG